The Anas acuta chromosome 9, bAnaAcu1.1, whole genome shotgun sequence sequence CAGATCTCACCCTTGCTGGCTGGTGGACTTTTACTTGCTCTGCTCTCCGTCAGGCTGGAGGCGAAGCCGGCGTCGCAGCTCCCACAGAAGGTAAGGCTGCCTCTGCCCCGCTGCTCTCCCAGCGCTGCTCCCCCCCAAAAGCGTCCTAAGGgtgaagggggagatgtggggggcaccccggggtgcaCGGCAGGGTCCTCCTTCCCGGGGGTTTTTTAGGTGTTAGGGGATCCCCCCCTTTCTGtcccgtgtgtgtgtgtctcagGGACGCCAGCCCCAAACCTTCATCTGGAGGGGGATGCTGCGCACCCCGTACCCCTCACAGCCAGGTGGGGACCTGCCAGCCCCTGGCCCCCACCCTGGTCACCCCAAGGTCCCCGCtgtgttttggggtgctggggatggggatgagacCCCCAGATTGTGTGTGCAGGTGCACGGTGTGAGGCCAGAGCCCGTGTGGGGACACCCACAGCATCCCCTGGGCATGGGGCACCCCAAAAGTGGGTGTCCCCAGGAGCCGGGTGTCCCGCGGTGCTGCGGAGCAGGAGGATGCTCGGGAGGCCACCGACACCTGTGTGGGGACCTGGCACAGAGAGGGGACACGGGATGGGGGGTGGAATGGGGATAGGGGTGTTGGTGAAGAGAAAGGGGCGATATGGGGGAGCCGGGGAGATAAATGGGGGCGAGCTGCAGCCCCAAAAGGGACAGGGGGGAGGCCTGGGAGATAGGGGGCAGTGGGGATTGGGGGGTGCCCCCAGAGATGAGTTGGGACTGGAGGACAAGGGGGGGCAGAGAGCACTAACAGGGTGGGGGCAGCAGCCCGGAGAAGGGGGTCCCTGATCCCCCTGACTCCACAAAATTGGGGTGCAGCCCCGCACCACTGCGACCACCACAGAAGCAGGAGCCCCCCTCAGCATGAAGGAGCCtgagggctgtgggggggggggctctgtgaccccagcaggggaggggggACACACTGGGGATGCTCTGCAGGGAGGCGAGGATGCCCTAACCCTAGGGTGGGCAGCACGGGGAGAGCAAGGACACCGCTTTGGGGTGCGGGGGGACACCCTGAGCAGTGTCGGGGTGCCTCACCCGGACTCGGGGGGCTGTTTGTGGGGCACAGCGACCCCAAGGGGGGCACCCCAAGGGGCGTCCCTGGGTAAGGGGGTGCAGCTCGGAGCCCGGTGAGCGACACCCCTTgactctttctctctttctcccctcctctccccaaatTTCTCCTCAGGCTTcccgcggggcggcggcggcggcagcggcggcggcggctccgccTGAGGCGGCGGGCGCGGAGCAGCGGGACAAGGAGCGGgacaaggagaaggagaaggagaggagccGAGGCACCGGCCCCAGGGAGGCTCGGGAGGCTCGGGCCGAAACCCGGCCTCGGGCCGGCTGGGCGAGGCTGCTCCAAGACCCTCCGGGCCGCCGCCACAAGGGCCTGCACAAGAAAGGGCTCGGCAAGGGCTGCTTCGGCCTCAAGCTGGACCGCATCGGCGCCATGAGCGGCCTCGGCTGCTGAGGGACCCCTGGCGGTGAGTGGGGCGCCGCCGCTGCTCCATCGGGGCCCTTTTGGGGCTGCGAGGGTCCCTAAAGTGCTCGTCCGGAGTTAGTTGGAGGCTTCGTGCTGTATCTGGGGGGTCCTGGGCTGTTTGGTCAAGGGAGGGGGTCCTCAAGGGTTTAGGGGGGATGCTGAAGGGAATGGGGTGCAGCCCTGTGGGGGGCTCCGAGCAGCGGCTGCCCTACAGGGCACACGTCGTGTGGCGGGATAAGCCAGGTACCCGTCACAGGACAAGTAAGAGGACAAATCGCAGCCACACGTTGATTAATTTATTGTAAGGCCAAGAGGATGCGTGAGCCTGCAGGTGcctcccagcaggcagcaccagcacagggcagcgCTTCCTAACCCCATGCCAAGCACCTGAGGCAGCCCTAAGCAGCCACAATTTGTGTCCCCGGTCCCCACAGGGTGATGGAAGTGTCACCTCCCCGATGGCACCGGGGGCAGCCCAGCTCAGAGATGTGCCCTTGCCCATCAGCGGGGTAACTGGCCATGGGGAGGACAGCATCCAGACACCCCGATGCTCTgcagggttttggggtgagcaGGGCCCGCAGGATGCTGAGGCCGCTCCgtggccctgctcagagggatGTCCCCCTGCTGATGGTGGCCCTCGTCCAGCTGCTCTCAGTTCCCaaggcacagcccagctccGGGCTCCAAAAAGCAAGTGCGTGCTGTGCAGCCCGCTCGCAGCCATCCTCCCTCATCAAATTCTCATCAGGAAGCTTTTCACCTCACACTCAGCTCAGCTCGTCTCCCAGCCAGGTCAGGTCCTCACCTGCTGCTTCCAAACCATATCCTTACCAGGTGCAAGACCGAAAACCTTCAGCCTGGACTGGGGCAAAGGAGTCTTAGGTCCAACTCCTTTTGGATTCAGCTCCCATATCTGGTCCTTTCAGGCAGGGGCACATAGGACAAGGCTGTAAGCTCTTTAACAATCCTCAGAGAGAAGGGGGAgcttccccagcctcccccatTAAGGCCCAACAGCCAGAAGGCAAAGGGAAAGTTGTTTTGGCATTCACACGAGCAGAGTGTTTGACATCAGCATCCCCCCAGCTAAATGCCAGGATTATTCCAGGGGGGCTTTCAGCTTGGAACTGGGAAGGGTTGTTGCACAGCCAGTACTAACAGGCACTTGTTCTTGTTCCTCGCAGGGCTTTGAAGCAGCCGTCCGTTTTCTCCTACCGTGGCCAGGCATGGCCATCCCCCAAGCAACGCCTAGAAGAGCAGAGACCCCCCCGAAATGGACAAAAGATGtggctgtgtttttctttttggtacGAGGAGTCATGGCACcagctgttttggttttgttatttttttaaaaagtgctctctatcttatatatattatatatacaaacaCTCACCAAGACAAGGGACAGTGCTTTTCCAAGAGACTGATGAAGCCAGCTGTATAACATTGCTGTTTGTAAATTCATGTCATGcataaatgtatttatgttGTAAAGCtatttatatattgtttataaagagatatttataaaaaattatttatgtaacTAAATGAAAAGTCAAGCattgtaacatttttttgtcCTAAGTAGTtgaaaaaggtaaagaaaaaaaaaatcattccgTGTGGCATTTTGTAACCTGTCTTTATTTATCAAATTCATGTACAATTTAAATGTCAGATTGATTGATTTTaacagaggggaagaagaaattgTTCAGATGTTTTAGAAAAGTCAGGAGCGAGAGAAAGGCCAGCTGATATTTTAAGCTTTGATCCCATATGCAAAGTAAACTTGCGCCCAATCCTGTGATGCTCAGACGGACCGAATCCTGCGCGGCGCTGCGTGCAGCTGCAAGCCTGTGCAGAACCCAACTGAACTCACCGCGAGAGCACGCGGCTGCGGGCAACTCATCTATCGCCCAGATCCCAAATCGCACCCGTGGAAATAAGCCCAGCACGTCCGACAGCCTAGATGTGGAGCGCTAGCGGTGTGACAAGCGCAGCGTTGGGTCTGGGTGTGTTTTAACCACTTCCAGTCTGCAGGTTTGGGTCCAAATTGCGTTCTGTAAGAGCTGTACCACCGGGGGCCGTATGGAGATGCAGTCCCTGCCGGCAGCAACAGTGAGACCGCACCGGATCCGGCCCCGGCTGTGCTCGCGGGAGCAGAGCTTGATGCTGGAGTTGCTGTTATCCCGGGATCCAGCAGCTCACTAAGTATCTTGTTGATATTCTCGCTCGCCAAGCGTTCGCTGCTAAGCTGCAAAGTCCCTTCCTCCAGCAGAGGTTTATTTACCCGTGCCTGGGACAATACATAGACAGACCAAAACATACCGAGAGCTGCCTGGTAAGGATTCACGGACACAGCTGTGGCTACGGCTTCTTGCTATGTAAAGTGcatgaaataaatcattaaaatgacTCGGAGCTCTAAAGGACACAGCAAGCGAGGGGGCGGGGAGCGCAGCAAGTAGGCAAACTCCTGCACCAAGGCTCTTTGGTCTCCTTCTTCAAAGAGGCCTTAGAAAAAGAGTGGCGGGCGCCCAGCCCAGCCGTGACGGGAGTCACAAATTATGCCCTAACCATTGTAGCGGGCTGGGAAACAACGAGCATTGTGTGCTGCTGGGCTCCGGCGCCTAGGACAGGGCAAAAAGAAAGTCACCGAGACCCAGAGGCAAAGAGATCCTTTCCCTTAGCAACCAGCGGGAAACCATAGAAACCTCCAGCCACGCTCTCCCCAACTATTAGAGAACATTAGCTTTACAGGACAAGAGGATTCAGCCAGACACCCGACAGCTCAATCATCGGGTTAGAGGCGCGCACGTGGCGTCGCCAGCCTCCTAGGAGCAAAACCTCCCTCGGAGGCAGGTCCCCACCTCGCAGCGCCCACAGTGCAGCTGGacagggagcagcaggtgaTGGACCGCTAAGACATTGCCTGTTGGGAACAAAATTGAGATCtaggagggaggcaggcaggaagggcagctctgtgctcagCTGCGGGGTAGTGAGAGCCCTCTTGAGATGCCCCCGTGTAAGAACCAGCCACCAGGGCTCTGTAAGGCAAATAGTGTGCCCAGAAAGTGCACCCTACTGGCTCTGTGCACTTTTAAAGGACAGGAAGGGCTGTGCCAGGTAATCCTAAAGAGATGGCCGTCAGAGGGGGCTGTCCAAAATCACCCAGCAAACCTACAGGGCAATAAGGAATCGCTTGTTGCTCAGACCACGCACACGGGGGCTGAACAGCGGTGTAAGGAGGTGGTGCCGCTGGTCACCCTCCGCGTCCTGGTCCTTCAGCACGATGCCAGCAGGTACCCCAGGCTGGGACCAAGGTGGGGCCCATCTCCCTTCCAGCTTTGGCTTCGTGTTGCAAAGCCAGACCTGGAATGAAACCGTCTGCCTGGCGACAGAGGGAATTCAGCCTCAGGAATTCACTCCACGGAACTCAACTACCTAACGTGGAGCGCAACGACCCCAGCTGAGGTTGGGGCAATCTCAGAGATCGCAGCCTGGGGTCGCATGCAGCCCGGATTCCCACTTCTCCTTTGCAGAGTGAGGTCCGGGAGGGAAAAGCACAGCCTCAGAGCATGGATCCCTTCTTGTCCACTGGGTTTCATGGAAAAGAGCAAGCCTGAGGAAAAGGACGAAGCTGCATCACAAAAGGATGTTAGCTTGGCAAAAGGAGAGCGAGCAGAGCGAGGAGCAGGGGCTAACAGCTGGCTCCTGGCTTTGCTGTTCCCCCCTGACCGGGGGTTAAGTCACCCTGCCCCCCAGCACGCCGCTCTCCCACCTGCAGGATGGGAACAAAACGCCCACAAAAGGACAGGAGCTGACGTGGAAGGGAGAAGGCAGCACTCGGGGGTGAAAGTGCACTTGGGAAAACTTTCAGCTCGGCTCAACCTTAGCACCCAGACGGCACAgcccggggctggcagggcagcacggcGCTGCGAGCAGAGGTCAGCTCTCGGGGCGCTGACAAGCACCTTCCTGGCTTGGCAGCCGGGCCAGAATGGGAAACGGAAAGGGCTCATTAGAGCACAGCGAGCATCCGATAAGGCCACAATTAGGGCTCCCTGACAGGGGCTCTGTAGGAAACGAGGCCAGGAGGAAAGAGAGGGGACACGGGAATCCAATTAAGGAGGGAGGAGGCATCGCATGCAGCAGAAACAAACGGATCTCACTTCACTGCGTGGTCCTGCAGGGTCAAACCCTCACGACAGCCAGCAAAAGGATGCAGGGCCAGCGCTGGAAACCCTCCCCAGCCACATCCCAGCACGGACACGGGATAATTGAATAGCAAGAGCTGCCTTGGATGCAAGCTGCAGCCTCAGGGGGCTGACATCCAGCTTCTGAAAAGTGAGCTCAGAGCCTGGCACTTGGCAGAGGTGGGTGGACACGTGCGTGCACACCTGGAAGCGCGGGCGGCTGGCGTCCCGAGCTCCTCGAGGTCACACGAGCACCCATGGGACCAGCACATCCCCTGCCCTACCTGccaaaggagcagcagcaccattcGGCTTTCAAGTGGGAGCATCTGTGATGTAACACAGGGAGGGACAGCCCTGATTTctcctcttcatcttctgtcTAGTGGAAAAGGACAGGAGTTCTCCCCAGGGCTGTTGTAAAAGCGCCTCGCAAAGCCCCAAACAGGCCGGAGCAGAGCTTGGAGCTCCCACAAATAAGGCCGTGGTTGCCTTCCAACACATGGCAAATCagttctcttctcccaagccacGATGCATGTTTTTCCCTGGCACCATTTATGCAGCTTTTCCAAGGTATTTATTGCTGAAGGGTTACAAAGCCCAGCTCAGGTGACAGCAAGTCCCAAAccaatgaagaggaagaaaagcccAGAGCCCCAGAGCAAGAGAGCGGTGGAATTTTCCAGCTGGAATGGGACTCGAgactgctggaggcagcagcacacagaccCCTGGCCACTTGCTCTAGAAATTCCCCAAGCACTGGCTGCTTCCCTCAGAATGCAGAAAAACGAAGGGAAGGGATCACAGGGCAGCTTCCAGAGGGAGCCTGCTCTTGACACAAGCATGAGTCAAAAACAAGAAGGGAATTGAATCCGGGCCCCTTCCCGTCAGTCAGCAACTAACCTTGTCAGAAGGGATGGCAGCACTAAGCGAATCAGGCAATTCATTAGGTTGGGGCACACGGCAAAAGCCCACGCTCTCTGGAGCAGAACTACAGTGAAAATCCCGGGTAATGAGTTGCAAACTGCCTTTGTAAATGACATTTCTGCAGCGACTCTGGCAGGCTGGGAAAAGAGCTAATAGGAAAATCATTAGGTAGCATCCCTTTGATATTGTTGAAGACGGCATGGGCTATTTTTCCTGCCCCCTCCATAATTAACCTGGCATGCTCCCCACAATACTCCAGGCCAGCATTCCCACAGCGGGCCACTGCGTTTGCATTGGGGAAAAGGAGGCTGTGACACACAGGAGGAAGAGGACTTCTAGAAAAGCTTAAAAAGCTTTGAGATTCCCCCTTCCTGTGCACACGTGTTGCATCTTCAATTAAATCAGCAATGAACTGCCCGGCCAGGAGACCTCAGCACCTCCCAACCCTGTCACAAAGCCTGAGAGGGGCTCTCTCCAGAAACTCAGAGGGGCTGATTTGCCCTCTGCTTCCTGCTGTAGCAGAGCTGGAATAGGACACAGCTCTGTGCCTTACCCCTCATTTATAAAACCATCCCGTGTCCTTGTCTTTGATTTCCAGGACGCTCAAGCAGGCAACAGGCTGCGTCTTCCCACGTGCAAAACAGCTCTGAGGAGCGACGCCGACCCACCTGGCCCGTCTGCCAGCAAGGAGAGGTGTTATCTCACAGCCATGACGTAAAAGGGACAGCATCACAGCTGGAAGGTGATCCTGCAGGAAGCGGCgctctctgccagctgcagaggTGACAATGAAACACCAAGATGTTACTGCAGCAGCACGAGGCAGCCTTATGATCGTGCTGATCATGAGGTGGCGGCTGAGACACCAGGGCTGGTGAGATAAACACTTCAGGAAGAGCCGGGAGAGTTAGACAGCACCACTTCCAAACCTCAGAGCGTGAAGATACAGAGCcatggcacaaaaaaaaatgatctctGAAGGAATGAGGTTTCATTTATCCACCACACTCAGTTCTTCTGGAAACAGAGGTATTGCAGGTGAGCGAGCAATTGAAAAACACCCCAACGATACTAAGATTCACAGGCTCCTGCAGGAGAGCTAGAGCTGTGGAAAGGCGCTTTACCTTTCACTAGAAGCAGGTCAAATGAGGAGCACAGGCACAAATTCTTTTGTGGAATAGGGAAATGCACGTTTCAGGACTGGTACATGACCTTATGGCATCCCATTAACTACCTGAAGTTTGCAGCGTGCACGTTCCCTCAGTCCATCTCTTCTGGACAAGGGAAGGCCACGCTCACAGCTACCATGCTCCCACAGTTTGGAACCTGGAAATGGGGGAGCCAGCGCAGTGCCGCTACAAAACGGGGTGCAGGCACCCAGGCTGGAGGGTAAACACGCACTCTGCTAAGGGCACAGCTCCGTAGCTTCCATCACTTACCTCTGTGGTAGGGCCAAACTTGAAGAAATATCAGCAAAATGTCAACAGTCCCTGAGAGACGCCGACCTTCGCCACGGAGCAGCGCGGAACAGTGACATATCTCTTAAAAACTCTGCCAAGAAATTCTACCGGACTGTCAGGTCATAAATCCGTAACGAAAACACAACGCCGAGGTTACAAGTAGGAACTGAGATGCCTGTAAACTTTAATTTACCTTTCCTGATGCCCCTGGGTTCCTCGCCCTCAGATTACACGAAAATAAACTTGATGGTTTCACTTTTTGGTTCCCCTGCATTAGGTCAGGCaccacagaggagaaaaaaaacagaaagctctaTACAGGAGTAGATGACAGAGGTCTGACGGGCTGGGTCTGTACACTTGTGGGACAGGCTCTTTGATTTatccttttcctcatctttaaaTAAAGAGCTATGCTGATTCTCTCCACTGCAAAGCTTGCAGGAGGCTGAGATACTGAAGtaacagccagcagcaccaACTCTGCATCACCTTTGACTGTTTT is a genomic window containing:
- the NPPC gene encoding C-type natriuretic peptide; this encodes MQISPLLAGGLLLALLSVRLEAKPASQLPQKASRGAAAAAAAAAAPPEAAGAEQRDKERDKEKEKERSRGTGPREAREARAETRPRAGWARLLQDPPGRRHKGLHKKGLGKGCFGLKLDRIGAMSGLGC